One region of Daphnia pulicaria isolate SC F1-1A chromosome 7, SC_F0-13Bv2, whole genome shotgun sequence genomic DNA includes:
- the LOC124349804 gene encoding uncharacterized protein LOC124349804 — MEYRNIKRRLAEAPKYSTLTGTEPAVCHPVRLKHIGEDILYVRVRAVCSVNEVTFVRRDVSPDIDGLWEKIVADMNMFYRENVAQLKPVATLEKDRLYAVELNGMWTRVVFCDFNEAGDAKLEIVDEGYFETVSPSAVFPLECRFGIFPCQSTRCVLYDLQHFSFVLSKLVFDAVTEHLLDEMLNAVIISREPNLTVVFFKPPELNLNEFILLQVAKHVWSIPPKDDEKDVPEDPLMNDPCISYRIKASLLDNLLFFMAIKRFQLPPTSEVTVDGLYLGNNAKGRWFRMRLESNIPVADHRKVKVRLIDYGNSVEIVPRNCLWDLNSMSPVIAAIPNHEFTVLPLSCLCARVVSMNEIDLQSAPSSVQSFVCNHIFPF; from the exons ATGGAATACAGAAACATCAAACGTAGACTTGCTGAAGCTCCAAAATACTCAACTCTTACCGGCACAGAACCTGCTGTGTGTCACCCAGTTAGACTCAAACACATTGGTGAAGACATATTATACGTTCGCGTTCGTGCCGTGTGCTCTGTCAACGAG GTAACGTTTGTTCGCCGAGATGTATCGCCAGATATAGACGGTCTTTGGGAGAAAATCGTGGCCGACATGAACATGTTTTACCGAGAAAATGTGGCTCAATTGAAACCAGTTGCGACCCTAGAAAAGGATCGCCTCTACGCtgtggaattgaatggaatgtgGACCCGTGTGGTGTTTTGTGATTTTAATGAGGCGGGTGAC GCAAAATTAGAAATTGTTGATGAAGGCTACTTTGAAACAGTTTCACCCTCAGCCGTTTTCCCGCTGGAGTGTCGCTTTGGTATCTTCCCTTGTCAAAGCACTCGATGTGTTCTTTATGACTTGCAACACTTCTCTTTCGTTTTATCGAAACTCGTCTTTGATGCTGTTACAGA GCACCTTCTTGATGAAATGCTGAATGCAGTCATTATCTCTCGGGAGCCAAATTTGacggttgtttttttcaaacctcCTGAACtaaatttgaatgaatttaTACTGCTCCAAGTAGCCAAGCATGTTTGGTCGATTCCACCCAAG gatgatgaaaaagacgtaCCGGAAGATCCTTTGATGAATGACCCATGCATTTCATATCGCATCAAGGCATCTCTGCTGGACAACTTGCTTTTCTTTATGGCAATCAAGCGTTTCCAACTCCCACCTACCTCAGAAGTCACCGTCGACGGGCTTTACTTAGGAAACAATGCCAAGGGTAGATGGTTCCGTATGCGGCTTGAAAGCAACATCCCAGTTGCTGATCATCGAAAAGTTAAAGTCAGATTAATCGACTATGGAAATTCCGTTGAGATTGTGCCGAGAAATTGTCTGTGGGATCTGAATTCCATGTCTCCCGTAATAGCCGCGATTCCTAATCACGAATTTACCGTTCTACCTCTCAGCTGCTTGTGTGCCCGTGTTGTAAGTATGAACGAAATCGATTTACAGTCGGCTCCTTCATCTGTGCAGTCGTTTGTTTGCAACcacattttcccattttga